A part of Podarcis muralis chromosome 15, rPodMur119.hap1.1, whole genome shotgun sequence genomic DNA contains:
- the LOC114585967 gene encoding transcription factor IIIB 50 kDa subunit-like encodes MQPASGVGRNPLPTPADSAAKMSSQKKCPDCGSLEIVEDSHYSQNQLVCADCGFILTEGLLTTTYADEEHLQEVTYSRSTGQNEQTSRCVQRGVKRVRDLCKVLRLPSLFEDTAVSYYQQAIKRPGFSLVSLEKKEMLVGCCVFVTCRQHNWPLTMGTVCLLLYGDKELFAKTYLRFLKELALDVPTLSLMDMVKTHLNSFKIFQNSPSVPTKFVEEKEQLVARTVQMVELASDTWLVTGRHPIPIVTAAAFLAWQSLRPVDRLTCTLSQFCKLAGMEAPRPAHQRLKELHNILLQMASQLGWLRVLKVDRRSVAKYIGDLLRHRRVLLQAAFRIVDTTEDRDLEDSAAAPLQLIDESAATVEEASLSGEKQKFSKRKPLLPPCILNPAKRLRTPQLSPEDSAITGDEPILDSEIEQYIRTPEEKEMFSKAQACL; translated from the exons ATGCAACCCGCGAGTGGCGTGGGCAGAAACCCCCTTCCAACTCCCGCTGATTCT GCTGCTAAGATGTCGAGCCAAAAGAAGTGTCCAGACTGTGGCTCCTTGGAAATTGTAGAGGACTCTCATTATTCTCAGAACCAGCTGGTGTGCGCAGACTGTGGCTTCATTCTGACTGAAGGGCTTCTCACAACCACATATGCTGATGAAGAACATTTACAAG AAGTCACATATTCACGGAGTACTGGTCAGAATGAGCAAACGAGCCGTTGTGTACAGCGAG GAGTCAAACGTGTTCGGGATCTCTGCAAAGTTCTGCGCCTTCCTTCTCTGTTTGAAGATACAGCCGTGTCCTATTACCAGCAGGCAATCAAACGTCCCGGCTTCAGTTTAGTCAGCTTGGAGAAGAAGGAGATGCTTGTGGGCTGTTGCGTCTTTGTGACCTGCCGCCAGCACAACTGGCCCCTGACCATGGGCACAGTCTGCCTGCTGCTCTATGGAGACAAGGAGTTGTTTGCAAAGACCTATCTACGCTTCCTGAAGGAACTGGCCCTGGATGTGCCTACTCTCAGCTTGATGGATATGGTGAAAACCCACCTCAACAG CTTCAAGATTTTCCAGAATTCACCCAGCGTCCCGACTAAGTTTGTGGAAGAAAAGGAGCAGCTGGTGGCAAGGACTGTCCAGATGGTGGAACTTGCCAGCGACACGTGGCTGGTGACAGGCCGGCACCCCATCCCCATAGTGACAGCAGCAGCCTTCCTGGCTTGGCAGTCTCTCCGGCCTGTCGATCGCCTCACTTGCACCCTTTCTCAGTTCTGTAAGCTTGCTGGTATGGAGGCTCCCCGGCCAGCCcaccagagactgaaggagctgcATAACATCCTCCTGCAAATGGCTTCTCAGCTGGGCTGGTTGCGAGTGCTGAAAGTGGACCGTCGGAGCGTGGCAAAGTACATCGGTGACCTTCTGCGACACCGCCGTGTGCTTCTACAGGCTGCCTTCCGCATCGTGGATACTACGGAAGACCGTGACCTAGAAGACTCAGCAGCTGCGCCACTGCAGCTAATCGATGAGAGCGCTGCAACAGTAGAAGAGGCCTCCCTTtcaggagagaagcagaagtTCAGCAAGCGGAAACCTTTGCTCCCACCCTGCATCTTGAACCCCGCAAAGAGGCTACGAACTCCTCAGCTAAGCCCTGAAGATTCTGCTATCACTGGAGATGAGCCCATTTTAGACAGTGAGATAGAGCAGTATATCCGGACTCCAGAAGAAAAGGAGATGTTTAGCAAGGCTCAAGCGTGCCTGTGA
- the LOC114585882 gene encoding transcription factor IIIB 50 kDa subunit-like, with amino-acid sequence MIKYIIKSVGIGICVSHLEWRSTTCPQTSRCVQRGVKRVRDLCKVLRLPSLFEDTAVSYYQQAIKRPCFSLVSLEKKEMLVGCCVFVTCRQHNWPLTMGTVCLLLYGDKELFAKTYLRFLKELALDVPTLSLMDMVKTHLNSFKIFQNSPSVPTKFVEEKEQLVARTVQMVELASDTWLVTGRHPIPIVTAAAFLAWQSLRPVDRLTCTLSQFCKLAGMEAPRPAHQRLKELHNILLQMASQLGWLQVLKVDRRSVAKYIGDFLRHRRVLLQAAFRIVDTTEDRDLEDSAAAPLQLINESAATVEEASLSGEKQKFSKRKPLLPPCVLNPAKRLRTPELSPEDSAITGDEPILDSEIEQYIRTPEEKEMFSKAQACL; translated from the exons ATGATCAAATACATCATCAAGAGCGTTGGTATTGGAATCTG TGTTTCCCATTTGGAGTGGAGGTCCACTACCTGCCCCCAAACGAGCCGTTGTGTACAGCGAG GAGTCAAACGTGTTCGGGATCTCTGCAAAGTTCTGCGGCTTCCTTCTCTGTTTGAAGATACAGCCGTGTCCTATTACCAGCAGGCAATCAAACGTCCCTGCTTCAGTTTAGTCAGCTTGGAGAAGAAGGAGATGCTTGTGGGCTGTTGCGTCTTTGTGACCTGCCGCCAGCACAACTGGCCCCTGACCATGGGCACAGTCTGCCTGCTGCTCTATGGAGACAAGGAGTTGTTTGCAAAGACCTATCTGCGCTTCCTGAAGGAACTGGCCCTGGATGTGCCTACTCTCAGCTTGATGGATATGGTGAAAACCCACCTCAACAG CTTCAAGATTTTCCAGAATTCACCCAGCGTCCCAACTAAGTTTGTGGAAGAAAAGGAGCAGCTGGTGGCAAGGACTGTCCAGATGGTGGAACTTGCCAGCGACACGTGGCTGGTGACAGGCCGGCACCCCATCCCCATAGTGACAGCAGCAGCCTTCCTGGCTTGGCAGTCTCTCCGGCCGGTCGATCGCCTCACTTGCACCCTTTCTCAGTTCTGTAAGCTTGCTGGTATGGAGGCTCCCCGGCCAGCCcaccagagactgaaggagctgcATAACATCCTCCTGCAAATGGCTTCTCAGCTGGGCTGGTTGCAAGTGCTGAAAGTGGACCGTCGGAGCGTTGCAAAGTACATCGGTGACTTTCTGCGGCACCGCCGTGTGCTTCTACAGGCTGCCTTCCGCATCGTGGATACTACGGAAGACCGTGACCTAGAAGACTCAGCGGCTGCGCCACTGCAGCTAATCAATGAGAGCGCTGCAACAGTAGAAGAGGCCTCCCTTtcaggagagaagcagaagtTCAGCAAGCGGAAACCTTTGCTCCCACCCTGCGTCTTGAACCCCGCAAAGAGGCTACGAACTCCTGAGCTAAGCCCTGAAGATTCTGCTATCACTGGGGATGAGCCCATTTTAGACAGTGAGATAGAGCAGTATATCCGGACTCCAGAAGAAAAGGAGATGTTTAGCAAGGCTCAAGCGTGCCTGTGA
- the LOC114585367 gene encoding uncharacterized protein LOC114585367 — MVRSLETKSYEEELKKLGMLCIFSCIQLRSRLFGRICLGSCGAFQGVRRWYKRHSKPGKKEKEREPSTNEGHRRGHSSDKSSTADLRITKASLNPFDENISAEEKPEKNSASVKPSQTKPVKPRWCKLHFKPTTLSVIPQVGSDAVSGDLSRSGDCKSSAKNQSITSKILDNQNEADIKKYDPSDPAYAYGQLTHSELIQLVLKQKDVIAKRDQQVRELEDYIDNLLVRVMEKTPNILDCCGPALSMTSSDITHRF; from the exons ATGGTgaggagtctggaaaccaagtcctaTGAGGAAGAGTTGAAAAAGCTGGGCATG cTCTGCATCTTCTCCTGTATCCAGCTCCGTTCAAGACTGTTCGGCAGAATTTGTCTTGGTTCATGTGGTGCCTTTCAGGGAGTAAGAAG ATGGTACAAGCGTCACTCCAAACcgggaaagaaggaaaaagagagag aaCCCTCCACAAATGAGGGTCACAGAAGAGGTCATAGCTCAGATAAGAGCAGCACTGCGGACCTCCGAATCACAAAGGCATCCTTGAACCCTTTTGATGAAAACATCTCAGCAGAAGAGAAGCCAGAAAAAAACTCAGCTTCTGTGAAACCATCTCAGACCAAACCCGTCAAGCCCAG ATGGTGCAAGCTTCACTTCAAACCCACCACCCTTTCTGTTATTCCACAAGTGGGATCGGATGCAGTTTCTGGAGATTTGTCCAGGAGTGGAGAttgcaaatcatctgcaaaaaacCAGAGCATAACATCAAAGATCTTGGATAACCAAAATGAAGCCGATATAAAG AAATATGATCCTTCAGATCCCGCCTACGCTTATGGCCAGCTGACACACAGCGAGCTGATCCAGCTGGTCTTGAAGCAGAAAGATGTGATTGCAAAGCGAGATCAGCAGGTGCGGGAGCTGGAAGACTACATTGATAACTTGCTTGTCCGAGTTATGGAGAAAACCCCGAACATTCTTGATTGTTGTGGGCCTGCTCTTAGTATGACATCATCAGATATCACCCATAGATTTTGA